In Legionella cardiaca, a genomic segment contains:
- the zapD gene encoding cell division protein ZapD, giving the protein MPDDIITFQLATHYLPKIALRLESLYQTIKEGCEETHPVIHHYALKNVIDIIKLIEKPELKSRFLKELMRIEHALNKTNTILPEVLYSHLYQQIQILTHVVGRFGGEIHHNPFLQSIRVSQSHHNNDCEMYSPQLLLWLESDPTLRQNDLSKWLKNLTALYSTVSLYLSLLRDTAQFDKIDMFNGFYQRSLPPKTSCHLILLRIKKSFGVVPRIQLGHHGLNLRLCEVSTMREVRETNAELDLAICQL; this is encoded by the coding sequence ATGCCTGATGATATAATCACTTTTCAGTTAGCAACTCACTATTTGCCCAAAATCGCATTGCGACTAGAGTCTCTCTACCAAACCATTAAAGAAGGATGTGAAGAAACCCATCCTGTTATTCACCATTATGCTCTAAAAAATGTGATTGATATAATCAAATTAATTGAAAAGCCTGAGCTTAAAAGTCGATTTTTGAAGGAATTAATGCGAATCGAACATGCATTAAATAAAACAAATACAATTCTTCCTGAAGTTTTATATAGTCATCTCTATCAGCAGATTCAAATTTTAACTCATGTGGTTGGGCGATTTGGTGGTGAAATTCACCACAATCCTTTTCTCCAATCAATTCGAGTTTCACAGTCACACCATAACAATGATTGTGAAATGTATTCCCCGCAGCTTTTGCTTTGGTTGGAATCGGACCCTACCCTTAGGCAAAATGACTTAAGTAAATGGCTAAAAAATTTAACTGCATTGTATTCTACGGTTTCGCTTTATCTATCATTATTACGTGATACGGCGCAATTTGATAAAATTGACATGTTTAACGGATTCTATCAGCGTTCATTGCCACCAAAAACTTCTTGCCATCTCATTTTGTTACGAATTAAAAAGTCATTTGGGGTCGTTCCTCGTATACAATTAGGGCACCATGGATTAAATCTACGATTATGTGAAGTTAGTACTATGCGTGAAGTGCGAGAAACTAATGCCGAATTAGATTTAGCAATTTGTCAGTTATAG
- a CDS encoding DMT family transporter: protein MSLRNNGAFFAAISGLFFGLIGYFGVSVINANVSINNMLFWRFLVSSLFMCVLLLPQLKNLNINGIELIKITFYGAAFYGTCSILYFLAAQYIGSGLAMVIFFTYPAIVMLINFVFFRQTIGKIYYVALVVIFIGMLLLINGSKFNFNLIGVGLSLLSAVLYALYLIVSKKIAAPALVSTLFVSIGAMLISLIAAFIDKTFIIPGGFSVWFNIGGIGIICTALPIVFLLHGLKHISSLQASILSVLEPVFVVIFGILLLGEHINITQGLGVIVLLGGALLSLLSHRFE from the coding sequence TTGTCTTTGCGGAATAATGGTGCATTCTTTGCTGCCATATCAGGGCTTTTTTTTGGTTTAATTGGTTATTTTGGCGTTAGCGTAATCAATGCCAATGTTTCTATTAATAATATGTTGTTTTGGCGTTTTTTAGTATCAAGTTTATTTATGTGTGTGCTTTTGCTTCCACAATTAAAAAACCTTAACATCAATGGAATCGAATTAATTAAAATAACGTTTTATGGCGCAGCATTTTATGGGACTTGCTCCATCCTGTATTTCCTAGCTGCTCAATACATTGGTTCAGGTTTGGCTATGGTAATATTTTTTACCTACCCTGCTATCGTAATGTTAATAAATTTTGTTTTTTTTAGACAAACAATCGGTAAAATTTATTATGTGGCGCTTGTTGTCATTTTTATTGGGATGTTGTTGTTAATCAATGGAAGTAAATTCAATTTCAATCTTATAGGCGTCGGATTGAGTTTATTGTCGGCTGTTTTATATGCTCTTTATTTGATTGTAAGTAAAAAGATTGCCGCCCCGGCTTTAGTATCTACCTTGTTTGTTTCTATTGGTGCTATGCTAATTTCTTTAATTGCTGCATTCATAGATAAAACGTTTATTATCCCTGGTGGTTTTTCTGTTTGGTTTAATATTGGTGGCATTGGTATTATTTGTACAGCTTTGCCCATTGTTTTTCTATTACACGGTTTAAAACATATAAGCTCATTGCAAGCCTCTATACTTTCGGTTTTAGAACCAGTATTTGTCGTTATTTTTGGCATTCTTCTTTTAGGAGAACATATAAATATTACTCAAGGATTGGGTGTTATTGTACTTCTCGGCGGGGCATTACTTTCATTATTAAGTCATCGTTTTGAATAA
- a CDS encoding branched-chain amino acid transaminase — MMQTTETIWRNGKLIPWDDAKIHVLSHTLHYGGGAFEGIRFYSTLEGPAIFRLNDHIDRLFYSAKTLKMPLSFTKEEVIAAVKDIVRLNKLDAGYIRPIVFYGYGKMGVNPVGNPVELVIACWPWGAYLPHDSVQVKTSSYIRIHPDSTVVDAKLCGHYLNSILASLELQGTHYHEALFLDSNGYITEGVGENFFMVKDGVIYTPNLGGILSGITRDTIIKLARTFDLNVVETNIRLDEVYQADEAFFTGTAAEVTAIHSINDKPLGKGSPGAITSKIKEAYLDLVHGRNNEFKNYLTYVNAY; from the coding sequence ATGATGCAAACAACCGAAACCATATGGAGAAATGGCAAACTTATTCCTTGGGATGATGCCAAAATTCATGTATTGTCTCACACCTTGCATTATGGCGGAGGCGCTTTCGAAGGGATTCGATTTTATAGTACGTTAGAAGGACCTGCGATTTTCCGCTTAAATGATCATATCGATCGTCTTTTTTATTCAGCAAAAACTTTGAAAATGCCTTTATCCTTTACAAAGGAGGAAGTTATTGCGGCAGTTAAAGACATTGTTCGCCTTAATAAACTTGATGCCGGCTATATCCGCCCTATAGTTTTCTATGGTTATGGGAAAATGGGCGTCAATCCTGTCGGCAATCCCGTTGAATTAGTTATTGCATGTTGGCCTTGGGGAGCCTATCTTCCACATGATAGTGTGCAGGTAAAAACAAGTAGTTATATACGAATTCATCCAGACTCCACTGTAGTTGATGCCAAACTGTGTGGACATTACCTTAATAGCATCTTAGCTTCTTTGGAATTGCAAGGCACTCATTATCATGAAGCATTATTTCTCGATAGCAATGGCTATATTACTGAAGGAGTAGGCGAAAATTTTTTCATGGTGAAAGATGGGGTTATTTATACACCCAATTTAGGAGGAATTCTCTCAGGAATTACTCGTGATACGATAATTAAATTAGCCCGCACTTTCGATCTAAACGTAGTTGAAACCAATATTCGTCTTGATGAGGTCTATCAAGCTGATGAAGCCTTTTTTACAGGGACAGCGGCTGAAGTAACCGCCATACATTCCATTAATGATAAACCACTGGGAAAAGGTAGTCCGGGAGCTATAACTTCAAAAATCAAAGAAGCTTATCTCGATCTTGTTCATGGAAGGAATAATGAGTTTAAGAACTATTTAACCTATGTTAACGCTTATTGA
- a CDS encoding FAD-dependent oxidoreductase gives MTNPYNEEDTPADVAIVGLGPGGLTAALELAQQGKKIVVFHNRDAYIRGQRLVLSRDSITFLKKQHDKTDLQDSKFWEKYYAEGTVQTKDIEKYLYRKLLKLPNVTVVKSLPTSDKAIDLIEKGTEGLADCIKLKNGEKYYFRNLLGADGIKHSTANLVANCFGESVDYKQADTQVRYPYHAVVQLQLKSGEAPSKLKAKRGIMEEMQTASQQGWKEPYHPECYIFTNAAQSKFYFAGEIPKQIFEASEEERAELLKKWACFNIEKHYGLKEEQLEYRKSKKTPAKDKLQVTIFEMPLAICQKPVFDLSNGVFAQIGDARRTPNYNFGHGVNDAIMGGIAFSQAMSSALFAKDTFAQAVQRMDKIIDDKMKMSKQNREQVKERAKRKLLKALDDLIQLLDKDSEKTPLTTAKLERAKELFETTSELTTMYEALSEIKTIVEEKNNNIFYWAYNFINCCANFESTMKLNIFEKIMDNLDLYLREQIPANLKA, from the coding sequence ATGACCAATCCTTACAATGAAGAAGATACGCCTGCCGATGTCGCTATTGTTGGTTTAGGACCCGGAGGTTTAACAGCAGCGCTAGAATTGGCACAACAGGGCAAGAAGATTGTCGTTTTTCATAATAGAGACGCATACATCCGTGGACAACGTCTAGTGCTCTCACGGGATAGCATTACATTTCTAAAAAAACAACATGATAAAACTGATCTCCAGGATTCTAAATTTTGGGAAAAATATTACGCTGAAGGCACAGTACAAACTAAAGATATTGAAAAATATCTATACCGTAAACTACTTAAACTACCCAATGTTACCGTTGTTAAATCACTTCCTACAAGCGATAAAGCCATTGATTTAATTGAAAAGGGTACAGAGGGTCTTGCTGATTGCATTAAATTAAAAAATGGTGAGAAATATTATTTTCGTAACCTTTTAGGAGCGGATGGTATAAAACATTCCACAGCGAATTTGGTAGCAAACTGTTTTGGTGAATCAGTTGATTACAAACAGGCCGATACTCAAGTAAGATATCCTTATCATGCTGTCGTGCAATTACAGCTAAAATCGGGTGAGGCACCCTCTAAATTAAAAGCAAAGCGAGGCATTATGGAGGAAATGCAAACGGCTAGTCAGCAGGGTTGGAAAGAACCCTATCATCCCGAATGCTATATTTTTACAAACGCAGCTCAGAGCAAATTTTATTTTGCAGGTGAAATACCTAAACAAATTTTTGAGGCTTCAGAAGAAGAGCGCGCCGAATTATTAAAAAAATGGGCTTGCTTCAATATAGAGAAACACTATGGTCTTAAAGAAGAGCAGTTAGAATATAGAAAAAGTAAGAAAACACCAGCAAAAGACAAACTGCAAGTAACCATTTTTGAAATGCCGCTAGCGATTTGCCAAAAACCTGTTTTTGATTTGAGTAATGGCGTATTTGCCCAAATTGGTGATGCCAGACGGACACCCAATTACAATTTTGGTCATGGAGTAAACGATGCCATTATGGGAGGAATTGCATTTTCTCAAGCGATGTCTTCCGCACTCTTTGCTAAAGACACTTTCGCACAGGCAGTACAAAGGATGGATAAAATAATAGATGACAAGATGAAGATGTCAAAGCAAAATCGTGAGCAGGTTAAAGAAAGAGCAAAACGAAAATTACTAAAAGCTCTCGATGATTTAATTCAGCTTCTGGATAAAGATTCAGAAAAGACTCCTTTAACAACTGCAAAGTTAGAACGCGCTAAAGAGCTATTTGAAACAACTTCTGAACTGACGACGATGTACGAAGCATTAAGTGAAATAAAAACCATTGTCGAAGAGAAGAATAACAATATTTTTTATTGGGCTTATAATTTCATTAATTGCTGTGCAAATTTTGAATCAACAATGAAGCTGAATATTTTTGAAAAAATTATGGATAATCTGGACCTTTATTTGCGTGAGCAAATACCTGCAAATCTAAAAGCATAG
- a CDS encoding MATE family efflux transporter has translation MKLFQGNFSPLLKMALPLALTGLLQSGVFFFETFFLAHLSTDILAAGALVSWLFGTFAVIIFGVLGSINVLIAHKYGANDHQGISLVVHDGFWLALFLVIPSFILFWNMSPIFILLGQSPVVAKLAESYLHALTWGLLPNFIMIVLLEVIIGLGHTHLILKFTLLSVLLNVSFSFVLIFGKFGFPSLGIAGAGWGITISCWITTFVLSIYLFFNKRYRGYFNLLFTTSKPSYLLEMLRIGAPMGFMYCVEVAFFFALTLLMGIFGSQLMAANQVALQYLGTLMSVIFSIAQAITVRMGHLLGSGDKNSASQTAYAGIILSFLFMFFVALIYWFFPNVLISIDFDIHKPENSQIVFFATQFLLVSAIFQIVEAMRISLFGALRGMKDTRFTLLISIISFWIIALPVGYFLATSLKLGGTGLWWGMVLGAVSSLMLLYWRLQFKLGQYNISSLNLP, from the coding sequence ATGAAATTATTTCAGGGTAACTTTTCCCCTTTGCTCAAAATGGCATTACCACTCGCTTTGACTGGTTTGCTCCAATCCGGGGTCTTTTTCTTTGAAACTTTTTTTCTCGCTCATTTGAGTACAGATATACTCGCAGCAGGTGCTTTAGTTAGTTGGTTATTTGGTACCTTTGCCGTAATAATTTTTGGAGTTTTGGGTTCTATCAATGTCTTAATTGCCCATAAATACGGTGCTAATGATCATCAAGGAATCTCACTGGTTGTTCATGATGGATTCTGGTTAGCTCTTTTTTTGGTTATCCCTTCATTCATCTTATTTTGGAACATGTCCCCTATTTTTATTTTGCTTGGTCAAAGTCCTGTGGTGGCGAAGCTGGCTGAATCTTATTTACATGCTTTAACTTGGGGACTTTTACCCAATTTTATTATGATTGTGTTATTAGAGGTGATTATTGGTCTAGGTCATACCCATCTCATTTTGAAATTCACTCTGCTTTCTGTGTTATTGAATGTATCTTTTAGTTTTGTGCTAATTTTTGGAAAATTTGGCTTTCCTTCTTTGGGAATTGCGGGTGCCGGTTGGGGAATAACAATTAGTTGTTGGATAACCACTTTCGTTTTAAGTATTTATTTGTTCTTTAATAAACGTTATCGCGGTTATTTTAATTTGCTGTTCACAACGAGCAAACCCTCTTACCTTTTAGAGATGCTGCGTATAGGAGCTCCTATGGGATTTATGTATTGCGTCGAGGTGGCTTTTTTCTTTGCTTTAACATTACTAATGGGGATATTCGGTAGCCAATTAATGGCTGCCAATCAAGTGGCTTTACAATATTTAGGTACATTAATGTCAGTAATTTTTTCGATTGCACAAGCAATTACTGTACGCATGGGGCATTTATTAGGAAGTGGAGATAAAAATTCAGCCAGCCAGACTGCCTATGCGGGTATCATCCTATCATTTCTATTTATGTTTTTTGTGGCGTTGATTTATTGGTTCTTCCCCAATGTTTTAATATCTATCGATTTTGATATTCATAAACCTGAAAATTCACAAATTGTTTTTTTCGCTACCCAGTTTTTGTTGGTGAGTGCAATATTCCAAATTGTTGAGGCGATGCGAATTTCCTTATTTGGTGCTTTACGAGGCATGAAAGATACGCGTTTTACTCTGCTAATCTCAATTATTAGCTTTTGGATCATTGCATTACCAGTAGGGTATTTTTTGGCAACTTCTTTAAAACTCGGCGGTACTGGTTTGTGGTGGGGAATGGTTTTAGGGGCTGTAAGCAGCTTAATGTTACTATATTGGCGACTACAGTTTAAGCTGGGTCAATATAACATCAGTTCATTAAATCTACCTTAG
- the mutT gene encoding 8-oxo-dGTP diphosphatase MutT produces MKVAVAVIFNEAGEVLITRRPLHASHGGMWEFPGGKLEVDESPQDALIREVKEEIGLHVLSHQFLGEITHSYGEKTVNLLVFSIDKYTGDARCLESQMDLHWANIDSLSTYNFPEANNKIIALLR; encoded by the coding sequence GTGAAAGTTGCGGTTGCTGTAATTTTTAATGAAGCAGGCGAGGTATTAATTACTCGCAGACCCTTACATGCCTCTCATGGGGGCATGTGGGAATTTCCAGGCGGGAAACTGGAGGTCGATGAATCCCCTCAAGATGCACTGATTCGAGAAGTAAAGGAGGAAATTGGTCTTCATGTGCTCTCGCATCAGTTTTTAGGGGAAATTACTCACTCCTACGGGGAAAAAACAGTTAACCTGCTTGTATTTAGCATTGATAAATACACCGGTGATGCGCGTTGTCTCGAATCCCAAATGGATCTTCACTGGGCAAATATTGATAGCTTATCTACTTATAATTTCCCTGAAGCTAACAATAAAATTATTGCATTGCTAAGGTAG
- the secA gene encoding preprotein translocase subunit SecA codes for MLNTLMKKMFGSRNERTLRRMEKTVQAINGFESQMKALSNEELAARTAQFKSRLAEGETLDELLAEAFATVREVAIRTLGLRHFDVQLIGGMVLHEGNIAEMRTGEGKTLVATLPAYLNALTGRGVHIVTVNDYLAKRDSQWMKPIYEFLGLTVGVIYPDMPHPEKQAAYRCDIVYGTNNEFGFDYLRDNMAFSLEDKVQRELNFAVVDEVDSILIDEARTPLIISGAAEGSSELYKKVNELIPQLKKQEEEGDGGHYTVDEKQKQAHLTEAGHQYIEDLLTEKNLLDPGESLYHASNIILMHHVNAALRAHAMFHRDVDYIVKDNQVVIVDEHTGRTMPGRRWSEGLHQAVEAKERVAIQHENQTLASITFQNYFRLYNKLSGMTGTADTEAYEFQQIYNLEVVVIPTNKPMLRQDQPDLVYLTQQDKYQAIIEDVKDCVARKQPVLVGTASIEASELLSHLLKKAGVKHQVLNAKFHEKEAQIIAEAGRPGAVTIATNMAGRGTDIVLGGSLSAELAQLPEEATEAERQAIKADWQKRHEEVLQAGGLRIIGSERHESRRIDNQLRGRSGRQGDQGSSRFYLSLDDNLMRIFASERVAAMMRRLGMKPGEPIEHNLVTRAIENAQRKLEGHHFDVRKQLLDYDNVANEQRKVIYTQRAGIMAMKDPKEVVEGMRQDVIYGLVDNFIPPQSLEDQWDLQGLSQALSEDFKIKANISEWTEADHTLQPEQIRDRIYSLCLERYQEKEKLTGREILSNFEKSVILQTLDNQWREHLAAMDHLRQGIHLRGYAQKDPKQEYKREAFSLFSMMLDNLKYDIVRLLSSVEVQTAEDVDAVEEQRRAEQAQKMQFLHEEDSAAVSGEDDTVTTFRRVEKKIGRNDPCPCGSGKKYKACHGSLV; via the coding sequence ATGCTCAATACCCTGATGAAAAAAATGTTTGGTAGCCGCAATGAACGTACTTTGCGACGCATGGAAAAAACAGTGCAAGCGATTAATGGTTTTGAATCGCAGATGAAAGCGCTTTCAAATGAAGAATTGGCTGCTAGAACTGCCCAATTTAAATCACGCTTAGCCGAAGGTGAGACGTTGGATGAATTGCTGGCAGAAGCATTTGCAACAGTCCGTGAGGTTGCCATTCGCACGCTAGGGCTAAGACACTTTGATGTACAATTAATTGGTGGTATGGTCCTTCATGAAGGAAATATTGCTGAAATGCGTACAGGGGAAGGAAAAACCTTGGTAGCAACACTTCCTGCCTATTTAAATGCCTTGACTGGCCGTGGCGTACATATTGTTACCGTTAACGATTATCTTGCCAAACGTGACAGTCAATGGATGAAACCAATTTATGAGTTTTTAGGTTTAACAGTAGGGGTTATTTATCCCGATATGCCCCATCCTGAAAAACAGGCTGCCTATCGATGCGATATTGTTTATGGAACCAACAATGAATTTGGTTTTGACTACTTACGCGACAACATGGCTTTTAGTCTGGAAGATAAGGTTCAACGTGAACTAAATTTTGCTGTCGTTGATGAAGTGGATTCTATTCTCATCGATGAGGCTCGTACCCCATTAATCATTTCGGGCGCTGCAGAAGGTAGTTCTGAACTCTATAAGAAAGTTAATGAGTTGATTCCTCAACTGAAGAAACAGGAAGAAGAAGGCGATGGTGGCCATTATACTGTTGATGAAAAGCAAAAACAGGCTCATCTCACCGAAGCAGGTCATCAATACATCGAAGATTTACTTACTGAAAAGAATCTGCTTGATCCAGGCGAAAGCCTCTATCATGCAAGCAATATTATCCTGATGCATCATGTTAATGCTGCACTTAGAGCGCATGCGATGTTTCACCGTGATGTTGATTATATTGTTAAAGATAACCAAGTTGTTATTGTTGATGAGCACACTGGACGAACCATGCCTGGCCGTCGCTGGTCCGAAGGTTTGCATCAAGCCGTTGAAGCTAAAGAGCGCGTTGCTATTCAGCATGAAAACCAAACCTTGGCTTCTATTACCTTCCAGAATTACTTTAGGCTGTATAATAAACTGTCTGGAATGACAGGAACCGCTGATACTGAAGCATATGAATTTCAGCAAATTTATAATCTCGAAGTTGTTGTTATCCCAACTAATAAACCGATGTTGCGTCAGGATCAACCCGATTTGGTTTATTTGACTCAGCAAGATAAATATCAAGCGATTATTGAGGATGTAAAAGACTGTGTTGCACGTAAACAGCCGGTATTAGTTGGAACTGCATCCATTGAAGCGTCAGAATTGCTAAGTCATTTATTGAAAAAAGCTGGTGTTAAACATCAAGTCTTAAACGCTAAATTCCATGAAAAAGAGGCGCAAATTATTGCCGAGGCAGGAAGACCTGGAGCAGTTACAATTGCAACTAACATGGCAGGACGCGGAACAGATATCGTTTTAGGCGGCAGCCTATCAGCCGAACTCGCTCAACTGCCGGAAGAGGCTACTGAAGCAGAACGTCAAGCTATTAAAGCCGATTGGCAAAAAAGACACGAAGAAGTTCTACAAGCAGGTGGTTTGAGAATTATTGGTTCTGAACGTCATGAGTCCCGTCGAATTGATAACCAACTGCGTGGTCGTTCAGGGCGTCAAGGCGACCAGGGAAGCAGCCGGTTTTATCTGTCTTTAGATGATAACCTGATGCGAATTTTTGCATCAGAGCGGGTAGCTGCCATGATGCGTCGTTTAGGGATGAAGCCAGGTGAGCCTATTGAGCATAATTTAGTTACGCGAGCAATTGAAAATGCCCAGCGTAAATTAGAAGGCCATCATTTTGATGTTCGTAAGCAATTGCTTGATTATGACAATGTGGCAAATGAGCAGCGAAAAGTTATCTATACACAACGCGCAGGAATCATGGCAATGAAAGACCCGAAGGAAGTTGTGGAAGGGATGAGACAAGATGTTATTTATGGATTGGTTGATAATTTTATTCCACCACAAAGTTTGGAAGATCAATGGGATCTGCAAGGATTATCACAAGCACTTTCTGAGGACTTTAAAATAAAGGCAAATATCAGCGAATGGACGGAAGCTGATCATACGCTGCAACCAGAGCAAATTCGTGACAGAATTTATTCGCTATGTCTGGAGCGTTATCAGGAAAAAGAAAAATTAACAGGTCGTGAAATACTCTCTAACTTTGAAAAATCAGTTATTTTACAGACTCTTGATAATCAATGGCGTGAACATTTGGCTGCCATGGATCATTTACGTCAAGGAATTCACCTGCGCGGTTATGCTCAAAAAGATCCTAAACAAGAATATAAGCGTGAAGCGTTCTCATTATTCTCGATGATGCTTGATAATCTGAAGTATGACATTGTGCGTTTGCTTTCCTCTGTAGAAGTGCAAACAGCAGAAGATGTGGATGCTGTTGAAGAACAAAGACGTGCTGAGCAAGCCCAAAAAATGCAATTCCTTCATGAAGAAGATAGTGCAGCCGTCTCTGGAGAGGATGATACAGTAACGACTTTCAGACGAGTCGAGAAAAAAATTGGCCGCAACGATCCTTGTCCTTGCGGTTCTGGGAAAAAATACAAAGCTTGTCACGGAAGTTTAGTGTGA
- the dusA gene encoding tRNA dihydrouridine(20/20a) synthase DusA, with protein MIDWTYTHFRVFMRLVAPHALLYTDMQTPGAIINNPIRALSFDSCEHPLALQLGGSDKDKLVECAKIAQEKGFNEINLNLGCPSDKVQAGRFGACLMAEPDHVADCLFAMKSAVSVPITAKTRIGIDNFDSYDFFASFAHKLVKAGCDKLIVHARKAWLHGLNPKQNRTIPPVNYDFVYKIKKELPQLPIVINGNINSIAEIQDHMQFVDGVMLGRLACNNPYALAAIHHYYYPHTPVPTRHSIIDSYVNYVESKFSQGIALSILLKPLFNFAYGLPGARRWKEHLTKLQQTKQISLMQDTVALLANMEAESTTE; from the coding sequence ATGATTGATTGGACCTATACACATTTTCGTGTGTTTATGCGTCTTGTTGCACCTCATGCTCTTTTGTACACCGATATGCAGACACCCGGTGCGATTATTAATAATCCCATTCGTGCACTTTCTTTTGACTCTTGCGAACATCCTTTAGCATTGCAGTTGGGTGGTTCTGATAAAGATAAATTGGTTGAGTGTGCCAAGATAGCTCAAGAAAAAGGCTTTAATGAGATTAATCTTAATCTAGGTTGCCCTAGTGATAAAGTACAGGCGGGACGTTTTGGTGCTTGTTTAATGGCAGAGCCAGATCATGTGGCTGATTGTCTTTTCGCCATGAAATCAGCTGTATCTGTCCCCATAACAGCAAAAACGCGTATTGGTATCGATAATTTCGATAGCTATGATTTCTTTGCCAGCTTTGCCCATAAATTAGTTAAAGCCGGTTGTGATAAATTAATTGTCCATGCTAGAAAGGCATGGCTTCATGGTTTAAATCCCAAGCAAAATCGAACAATTCCTCCAGTAAATTACGATTTCGTCTATAAAATTAAGAAAGAATTACCTCAGTTACCCATTGTCATTAATGGTAATATCAACAGCATTGCTGAAATCCAGGATCATATGCAATTTGTCGATGGGGTTATGCTTGGCCGACTTGCCTGCAATAATCCCTATGCATTAGCGGCTATTCATCACTACTATTATCCCCATACCCCAGTTCCTACACGCCATTCTATTATTGATAGTTATGTAAATTACGTTGAATCAAAATTTTCTCAGGGAATTGCCTTAAGCATTTTACTAAAACCCTTATTTAATTTTGCCTATGGCCTGCCAGGTGCCAGACGATGGAAGGAACATCTAACAAAACTGCAACAAACTAAACAAATCTCCCTGATGCAAGATACAGTAGCCCTATTGGCAAATATGGAAGCAGAATCAACGACAGAATAA